The Parus major isolate Abel chromosome 4, Parus_major1.1, whole genome shotgun sequence genome has a window encoding:
- the PCGF1 gene encoding polycomb group RING finger protein 1, giving the protein MASPPQGGPMAIAMRLRNQLQAVYKMDPLRNEEEVKVKMKELNEHIVCFLCAGYFIDATTITECLHTFCKSCIVKYLQTSKYCPMCNTKIHETQPLLNLKLDRTARDCPQGQMCPGVSLSHLSLAGEEKRIREFYQSRGLDRVTQPSGDDTVGGDPMGLPYSTFDHSRAHYFRYDEHVSLCLEKLSSSKDKSKAVLQQKYVRCSVRAQIRHLRRVLCHRLGLSLQHVQILFDNEPLPDHMTMKQLWLSRWFGKPAPLLLHYSIKDKRR; this is encoded by the exons ATGGCGTCGCCTCCTCAGGGGGGCCCGATGGCCATCGCCATGCGGCTGCGGAACCAGCTCCAGGCCGTCTACAAGATGGACCCGCTGCGGAACGAG gaggaggtgaaGGTGAAGATGAAGGAGCTGAACGAGCACATTGTGTGTTTCCTGTGCGCCGGGTATTTCATCGACGCCACCACCATCACTGAGTGCCTGCACACCT tCTGCAAGAGCTGCATCGTGAAGTACCTGCAGACCAGCAAGTACTGCCCCATGTGCAACACCAAGATCCACGAGACGCAGCCGCTGCTCAACCTGAAACTGGAC AGGACAGCCAGGGACTGTCCTCAGGGGCagatgtgcccaggtgtgtccctgAGTCATCTCTCCCTGGCAGGTGAGGAGAAGCGGATCCGGGAGTTCTACCAGTCCCGTGGCCTCGACCGGGTGACACAGCCCAGCGGTGACG ACACAGTGGGAGGTGACCCTATGGGGCTCCCCTACAGCACCTTTGACCACTCGCGTGCCCACTATTTCCGCTACGACGAGCACGTCTCgctctgcctggagaagctgag ctccagcaaggATAAGAGCAAGGCCGTGCTGCAG CAGAAATACGTGAGGTGCTCGGTGCGGGCGCAGATCCGACACCTGCGGAGGGTCCTGTGCCACcggctggggctgtccctgcagcac GTGCAGATCCTGTTTGACAACGAGCCCCTCCCCGACCACATGACAAtgaagcagctctggctgtcaCGCTGGTTTGGCAAG CCCGCGCCGCTCCTGCTGCACTACAGCATCAAGGACAAGAGGAGGTAG
- the LBX2 gene encoding transcription factor LBX2, with translation MRLTPVTKNPSDRRTRTAGSTLPNGADRGSESGGESPLLEGGIDPVFVTAVKPCYRDRPTDSAGTSRGFSAEREVESALRRDPGSHRCYRRTHGPSEPRYREAGRARGPEGSRLGGAGPSPPGASGPRPPCRKRRKSRTAFTAQQLRELEQRFRRQRYLSPVDRDALAARLALSAAQVITWFQNRRAKLKRDLEELRADVASLQALPPAALQQLAGLPEPPPGAPGTGTGTTEPAELSEEEIDVAD, from the exons ATGCGACTCACGCCGGTAACGAAAAACCCTTCGGACAGACGGACACGGACCGCTGGATCAACCCTCCC AAACGGGGCCGATCGGGGCTCCGAGAGCGGAGGGGAATCCCCGTTACTGGAAGGCGGCATCGACCCCGTTTTTGTGACGGCGGTAAAGCCGTGCTACCGGGACAGACCCACCGACTCGGCCGGGACCTCCCGGGGGTTCTCTGCCGAACGAGAAGTGGAGTCCGCGCTCCGAAGAGACCCCGGGAGCCACCGCTGTTACCGGAGGACGCACGGCCCGAGCGAGCCGCGTTATCGGGAAGCGGGCCGTGCCCGAGGACCGGAGGG GTCGAGGCTCGGCGGTGCCG GTCCGTCCCCTCCGGGTGCCTCGGGCCCTCGCCCTCCCTGCAGGAAGCGTCGCAAGTCCCGGACCGCGTTCACGGCGCAGCAGCTGCGGGAGCTGGAGCAGCGATTTCGGCGGCAGCGCTACCTCTCCCCGGTGGACCGGGACGCGCTGGCGGCGCGGCTGGCGCTTTCCGCCGCCCAGGTCATCACCTGGTTCCAGAACCGCCGCGCCAAGCTCAAGCGGGACCTGGAGGAGCTGCGGGCGGACGTGGCCTCGCTGCAAGCGCTGCCCCCCGCcgccctgcagcagctggccGGGCTGCCCGAGCCCCCCCCGGGGGCTCCCGGTACCGGCACCGGGACCACAGAGCCCGCCGAGCTCTCCGAGGAGGAGATCGACGTGGCGGACTGA